A portion of the Tiliqua scincoides isolate rTilSci1 chromosome 3, rTilSci1.hap2, whole genome shotgun sequence genome contains these proteins:
- the SFXN3 gene encoding sideroflexin-3 isoform X2: MSGEVSLGINIKEPRWDQGTFMGRAKHFFTVTDPRNLLLSSETLEEARRVIEDYRLGKVSPGLTEDQLWRAKYIYDSAFHPDTGEKMILIGRMSAQVPMNMTITGCMLTFYRTTPAVLFWQWVNQSFNAIVNYTNRSGDAPITVNQLGTAYLSATTGAVVTALGLKSLTKHLPPIIGRFVPFAAVAAANCINIPLMRQRELKFGIPITDENGNRLGESKSAAQQAIAQVVVSRIGMAAPAMAIPPVIMNALEKRAFLKRYPWLNAPLQVGLVGLCLVFATPLCCALFPQKSSMRVNRLEPELQTLIREKNSDIEVVYFNKGL; this comes from the exons ATGTCAGGGGAGGTGTCCTTGGGCATCAACATCAAGGAGCCACGATGGGACCAGGGCACCTTCATGGGCAGAGCAAAGCATTTCTTCACCGTGACGGATCCTCGCAACCTTCTGCTCTCTAGTGAGACCCTGGAAGAGGCCCGGAGGGTGATTGAGGATTACAG GTTGGGAAAGGTGTCGCCAGGCCTGACTGAAGACCAGCTATGGCGGGCAAAATACATTTACGACTCTGCCTTCCACCCGGACACTGGCGAAAAGATGATCCTGATCGGGCGAATGTCTGCCCAGGTGCCCATGAACATGACCATCACTGGATGCATGCTCACCTTCTACAG GACAACACCTGCTGTATTATTCTGGCAGTGGGTGAACCAGTCATTTAACGCCATTGTGAACTACACTAACCGGAGTGGGGATGCTCCCATCACTGTCAA CCAGCTGGGCACTGCCTACCTTAGCGCGACGACTGGAGCTGTAGTGACTGCACTGGGACTCAAGTCTCTCACAAAA CATTTGCCACCAATCATCGGACGCTTTGTGCCTTTTGCAGCTGTGGCAGCTGCTAACTGCATCAACATCCCATTAATGAGGCAGAG GGAGCTAAAGTTTGGTATCCCCATTACAGACGAGAATGGAAACCGGCTAGGTGAATCAAAGAGCGCAGCACAACAAGCAATTGCACAGGTGGTGGTGTcccgcattggcatggctgcacctgccATGG cCATCCCTCCTGTAATCATGAATGCACTAGAGAAGAGAGCCTTTCTGAAG CGGTATCCCTGGCTGAACGCTCCTTTGCAGGTTGGACTGGTGGGTCTATG CTTGGTGTTTGCTACACCCCTGTGCTGTGCACTCTTCCCACAGAAAAG
- the SFXN3 gene encoding sideroflexin-3 isoform X1 has translation MSGEVSLGINIKEPRWDQGTFMGRAKHFFTVTDPRNLLLSSETLEEARRVIEDYRLGKVSPGLTEDQLWRAKYIYDSAFHPDTGEKMILIGRMSAQVPMNMTITGCMLTFYRTTPAVLFWQWVNQSFNAIVNYTNRSGDAPITVNQLGTAYLSATTGAVVTALGLKSLTKHLPPIIGRFVPFAAVAAANCINIPLMRQRELKFGIPITDENGNRLGESKSAAQQAIAQVVVSRIGMAAPAMAIPPVIMNALEKRAFLKVDDLEKYPKKLFSGLPSWLCRMSVAKRYPWLNAPLQVGLVGLCLVFATPLCCALFPQKSSMRVNRLEPELQTLIREKNSDIEVVYFNKGL, from the exons ATGTCAGGGGAGGTGTCCTTGGGCATCAACATCAAGGAGCCACGATGGGACCAGGGCACCTTCATGGGCAGAGCAAAGCATTTCTTCACCGTGACGGATCCTCGCAACCTTCTGCTCTCTAGTGAGACCCTGGAAGAGGCCCGGAGGGTGATTGAGGATTACAG GTTGGGAAAGGTGTCGCCAGGCCTGACTGAAGACCAGCTATGGCGGGCAAAATACATTTACGACTCTGCCTTCCACCCGGACACTGGCGAAAAGATGATCCTGATCGGGCGAATGTCTGCCCAGGTGCCCATGAACATGACCATCACTGGATGCATGCTCACCTTCTACAG GACAACACCTGCTGTATTATTCTGGCAGTGGGTGAACCAGTCATTTAACGCCATTGTGAACTACACTAACCGGAGTGGGGATGCTCCCATCACTGTCAA CCAGCTGGGCACTGCCTACCTTAGCGCGACGACTGGAGCTGTAGTGACTGCACTGGGACTCAAGTCTCTCACAAAA CATTTGCCACCAATCATCGGACGCTTTGTGCCTTTTGCAGCTGTGGCAGCTGCTAACTGCATCAACATCCCATTAATGAGGCAGAG GGAGCTAAAGTTTGGTATCCCCATTACAGACGAGAATGGAAACCGGCTAGGTGAATCAAAGAGCGCAGCACAACAAGCAATTGCACAGGTGGTGGTGTcccgcattggcatggctgcacctgccATGG cCATCCCTCCTGTAATCATGAATGCACTAGAGAAGAGAGCCTTTCTGAAG GTTGACGACCTTGAAAAGTATCCTAAGAAACTTTTCTCTGGTCTTCCATCCTGGCTATGCAGGATGTCTGTAGCAAAG CGGTATCCCTGGCTGAACGCTCCTTTGCAGGTTGGACTGGTGGGTCTATG CTTGGTGTTTGCTACACCCCTGTGCTGTGCACTCTTCCCACAGAAAAG